In Gigantopelta aegis isolate Gae_Host chromosome 14, Gae_host_genome, whole genome shotgun sequence, the following proteins share a genomic window:
- the LOC121388963 gene encoding T-cell immunomodulatory protein-like, translating into MFTSIGLFLLFAVQYHAVFSLSDITRHVFGSDKNGIIAAFGDFNGDRVTDIFSLTDEGNSLLLLLGHLDMTDGHFTQYTLLDKKHFPDSVITGVIPSDFDGDSQMDILVTCKSKGKKSTPVTVHIFWGNGESSVQGVPLTLNETLNDQPAVIDENGDMIPDLFGEMLVENKPQRFFWIFNERRNYTLKRVLNGTSQELSPLKIPQSSAFVDLNGDLTSDLCVASVQDGQLQFEFWYNVNGVLTWNKTIPGPAGAKFPGQPSYTDMEGNLSVDIVLPACVDEACTQSVIYVWSHDKWYNLSLALQDDKTKWNFVPPNRSPHSWLEISPTLCLGDFNLNSFPDALTVLYSNNDGNITYSAFVMNNVDCGSECGGFPRTFRVDVKNPVLPASNKYLVPAFFDLTENGILDIVISSLTAKDSDLRALKQTFTDDACFEKITVVSGRCWNNCSNNHKPFGVNQIGPTVKIHTTKPNGDPQISIASQLTKSAYFSLQLPFILFGLGQTPNFVDTVDVGIPYPPGKEPRHKQWTSVIPNSQLIIVPFPPDHPNRWKNKLFTTPSRLVLLTGSALLGTCGFIAAIIGLLHWRERVEDKKEKLEEAQRFHFDAM; encoded by the exons ATGTTTACATCAATAGGCCTCTTTCTGCTGTTTGCTGTCCAGTATCATGCAGTGTTTTCGCTCTCAGACATTACTCGACATGTGTTTGGGTCGGACAAGAACGGCATAATAGCAGCATTTGGTGACTTCAATGGAGATCGAGTGACAGACATTTTTTCACTAACTGATGAAG GTAATTCACTGCTGCTTCTGCTGGGGCACTTGGACATGACCGATGGTCATTTCACACAGTATACCCTGCTTGATAAAAAGCATTTTCCTGACTCTGTAATCACCGGTGTTATTCCTTCGGACTTTGACGGGGACTCTCAGATGGACATTCTTGTGACCTGCAAGTCCAAAGGAAAGAAGTCCACGCCTGTTACAGTTCATATTTTCTGGGGAAATGGTGAATCATCTGTACaag gtgTGCCATTGACGCTGAATGAAACACTGAATGATCAACCTGCTGTGATAGA TGAAAATGGAGACATGATTCCAGATCTGTTTGGTGAAATGCTAGTTGAAAACAAACCTCAGCGCTTTTTCTGGATATTTAA TGAACGCCGAAATTACACACTGAAACGTGTTCTTAATGGAACATCacaagagttatctcccttgaaaATTCCACAGTCCAGTGCCTTTGTCGACCTAAATGGAGATTTGACATCAG atttaTGTGTTGCATCAGTACAAGATGGCCAACTTCAGTTTGAATTTTGGTATAATGTT AATGGTGTACTCACATGGAACAAGACCATACCAGGTCCAGCAGGGGCCAAGTTTCCTGGTCAACCATCATACACTGATATGG AGGGTAACCTGTCAGTGGATATTGTTCTTCCTGCGTGTGTGGACGAAGCCTGTACACAGAGTGTCATCTATGTCTGGTCACACGACAAG TGGTACAACCTCAGTCTAGCTCTTCAAGACGACAAGACGAAGTGGAACTTCGTACCTCCGAACAGAAGTCCTCATTCATGGCTGGAAATATCACCCACTCTATGTCTCGGTGACTTTAATCTCAACTCCTTCCCCGATGCCTTAACAGTGCTTTACTCCAACAATGACGG AAATATCACCTACAGTGCCTTTGTGATGAACAATGTTGACTGCGGTTCAGAATGCGGTGGCTTCCCGAGGACTTTCCGTGTAGATGTGAAAAACCCAGTGCTTCCAGCGTCCAATAAATACCTTGTACCTGCATTCTTTGATTTAACAGAAAAT GGTATTCTCGATATTGTTATAAGTTCACTGACGGCAAAGGACTCGGATCTGCGTGCCTTGAAGCAAACGTTTACCGACGATGCTTGTTTTGAGAAGATCACAG TTGTCAGTGGTCGGTGTTGGAATAACTGTTCAAATAACCACAAG CCTTTTGGAGTGAACCAGATCGGTCCTACTGTGAAGATTCATACGACCAAACCCAACGGAGACCCACAGATTAGTATAG CATCTCAACTCACCAAGTCTGCCTACTTCTCGCTGCAGCTGCCGTTTATCTTGTTTGGACTCGGGCAGACACCAAACTTTGTGGACACCGTGGATGTTGGTATACCCTACCCCCCAGGAAAG gAACCACGGCATAAGCAATGGACGTCTGTCATCCCTAACTCTCAGCTAATTATTGTACCGTTTCCTCCTGATCATCCTAACAG GtggaaaaacaaattgtttacaACTCCATCTCGCCTGGTGCTGTTGACGGGTTCTGCTCTGCTGGGAACCTGTGGCTTCATTGCGGCTATCATAGGACTGCTACACTGGAGGGAGAGG GTGgaagacaaaaaagaaaaacttgAAGAAGCTCAAAGATTCCATTTCGATGCCATGTAA